In Misgurnus anguillicaudatus chromosome 5, ASM2758022v2, whole genome shotgun sequence, a genomic segment contains:
- the rhobtb2a gene encoding rho-related BTB domain-containing protein 2 isoform X2, translating into MDFSLSCRFSASGRPMQHFPLMRPHFMDSDMDYERPNVETIKCVVVGDNAVGKTRLICARACNATLTQYQLLATHVPTVWAIDQYRVCQEVLERSRDVVDDVSVSLRLWDTFGDHHKDRRFAYGRSDVVVLCFSIANPNSLYHVRTMWYPEIKHFCPRAPVILVGCQLDLRYADLEAVNRARRPLARPIKSNEILAPEKGREVAKELGVPYYETSVVAQFGVKDVFDNAIRAALISRRHLQFWKSHLRNVQRPLLQAPFLPPKPPPPIIMVPPPPSNIEEHPSRLLEDPLCADVILVLQEHHRIFAHRIYLATSSSKFYDLFLTEPRGSEENDGERPRGPPLSGRDLFMRAASFDVSESNGDGDRANLRACTSDGTLKGGDGDRRGRLLAALSRAFISIQEETVDDPVTFNPRRVTVVHMDPSMQPGPFHSVLRYLYTGKLDEHEKELMQVAHIAELLEVFDLRMMVANILNDEAFMNQEITNAFHVRRTNRVKECLAKGTFFDVVFRLDDGTIKAHKPLLISSCDWMAAMFGGPFVESCTKEVLFPNTTRSCMRAVLEYLYTGRFCSRPDLDAMELIVLANRLCLPHLVALTELYTVTVLTEAAMMGADIDGDVLLYLDMAQFHCAHQLTDWCLHHICTNYNRVCCKFPRDMKAKSTENQMYFEKHRWPPVWYLKEEDHYQRARKERDKEDYLYQKRQCKHKWLFWNLPSSPSSNSPSSPGSSAVV; encoded by the exons ATGGATTTCTCTCTCAGCTGTCGGTTCTCCGCATCGGGCAGGCCGATGCAGCACTTCCCACTGATGCG GCCTCATTTTATGGATTCTGACATGGACTATGAGAGGCCTAATGTCGAGACTATCAAGTGCGTGGTGGTTGGGGACAACGCAGTTGGAAAGACGCGGCTCATCTGTGCCCGGGCCTGTAATGCCACTCTTACACAGTACCAGTTGCTGGCCACACATGTGCCCACTGTTTGGGCAATAGATCAGTACAGAGTCTGCCAGGAG GTTCTAGAAAGGTCCAGGGATGTGGTGGATGATGTCAGTGTGTCTTTGCGTCTCTGGGACACCTTTGGTGACCATCACAAGGACCGTCGGTTTGCGTATGGCAG GTCTGATGTGGTGGTATTGTGCTTCTCCATTGCAAACCCAAACTCCCTTTACCATGTGAGGACCATGTGGTATCCTGAGATCAAGCATTTCTGTCCCAGAGCTCCTGTTATCTTAGTGGGCTGTCAACTAGACCTGCGATATGCTGACTTGGAGGCTGTGAACAGAGCTCGACGTCCATTGGCTAG ACCCATTAAATCCAATGAGATACTGGCCCCAGAGAAAGGCCGTGAAGTGGCTAAGGAGCTAGGTGTCCCTTATTATGAGACAAGCGTCGTTGCTCAGTTCGGAGTTAAGGACGTTTTTGACAATGCTATACGTGCAGCCCTTATTTCCCGCCGACATCTGCAGTTTTGGAAGTCGCATTTACGAAATGTTCAAAGACCCCTTCTCCAAGCCCCCTTCCTTCCTCCCAAACCCCCTCCACCCATTATCATGGTCCCTCCCCCTCCAAGTAACATTGAAGAGCACCCTAGCCGCCTACTAGAGGACCCACTGTGTGCAGACGTCATCTTAGTCCTGCAGGAACATCACAGGATCTTCGCACACCGCATTTACCTCGCCACTTCCTCCTCGAAGTTCTACGACCTGTTCTTGACCGAACCCCGGGGCTCTGAGGAGAACGACGGGGAACGACCCAGAGGTCCGCCGCTTTCTGGTCGTGATCTGTTTATGCGGGCAGCTAGTTTTGACGTTAGCGAGAGCAACGGTGACGGAGATAGAGCCAACTTGCGTGCCTGCACCAGTGATGGAACTCTTAAGGGCGGAGATGGAGATCGCCGCGGTCGCCTGCTCGCTGCTTTGAGCCGTGCTTTCATTAGCATCCAGGAAGAAACTGTAGATGACCCTGTCACCTTTAACCCTAGAAGGGTGACTGTGGTGCACATGGACCCTTCGATGCAGCCCGGTCCTTTTCACTCAGTGTTGCGATACCTATACACGGGTAAACTAGATGAGCATGAGAAGGAGCTGATGCAGGTGGCTCACATTGCAGAACTGCTGGAAGTGTTTGACCTGCGCATGATGGTGGCTAACATCCTGAACGATGAAGCCTTCATGAATCAGGAGATCACCAATGCCTTTCATGTGAGACGCACCAATCGAGTGAAAGAATGCCTGGCCAAAGGGACGTTCTTTG ATGTGGTGTTCAGGTTGGATGATGGCACTATCAAGGCCCATAAACCGCTGCTTATCTCAAGCTGTGATTGGATGGCGGCCATGTTTGGTGGACCATTTGTGGAGAGTTGTACAAAAGAG GTGCTATTTCCTAACACCACACGTAGCTGTATGCGTGCTGTGCTGGAGTATCTGTATACCGGACGCTTCTGCTCTCGTCCAGATCTGGACGCCATGGAGCTTATTGTACTCGCAAACCGTCTCTGTCTACCTCATCTGGTGGCACTCACAG AGTTATACACTGTGACAGTACTAACAGAAGCTGCCATGATGGGAGCTGATATAGATGGAGATGTTCTGCTGTACCTGGATATGGCTCAG TTTCACTGTGCCCATCAGTTGACTGACTGGTGCCTTCACCACATCTGCACCAACTACAACAGAGTTTGTTGCAAATTCCCTCGTGACATGAAGGCTAAATCTACAG AAAACCAAATGTACTTTGAGAAGCATCGCTGGCCTCCAGTGTGGTATCTGAAGGAAGAAGATCATTATCAGCGAGCTCGTAAAGAACGTGACAAAGAAGATTATTTGTATCAAAAGCGCCAGTGTAAACACAAGTGGCTCTTCTGGAACCTGCCGTCTTCACCTTCCTCCAATTCTCCATCTTCTCCGGGTTCCTCTGCAGTCGTCTGA
- the rhobtb2a gene encoding rho-related BTB domain-containing protein 2 isoform X1: MDFSLSCRFSASGRPMQHFPLMRDICGYIRAAHQHSFRNIRPHFMDSDMDYERPNVETIKCVVVGDNAVGKTRLICARACNATLTQYQLLATHVPTVWAIDQYRVCQEVLERSRDVVDDVSVSLRLWDTFGDHHKDRRFAYGRSDVVVLCFSIANPNSLYHVRTMWYPEIKHFCPRAPVILVGCQLDLRYADLEAVNRARRPLARPIKSNEILAPEKGREVAKELGVPYYETSVVAQFGVKDVFDNAIRAALISRRHLQFWKSHLRNVQRPLLQAPFLPPKPPPPIIMVPPPPSNIEEHPSRLLEDPLCADVILVLQEHHRIFAHRIYLATSSSKFYDLFLTEPRGSEENDGERPRGPPLSGRDLFMRAASFDVSESNGDGDRANLRACTSDGTLKGGDGDRRGRLLAALSRAFISIQEETVDDPVTFNPRRVTVVHMDPSMQPGPFHSVLRYLYTGKLDEHEKELMQVAHIAELLEVFDLRMMVANILNDEAFMNQEITNAFHVRRTNRVKECLAKGTFFDVVFRLDDGTIKAHKPLLISSCDWMAAMFGGPFVESCTKEVLFPNTTRSCMRAVLEYLYTGRFCSRPDLDAMELIVLANRLCLPHLVALTELYTVTVLTEAAMMGADIDGDVLLYLDMAQFHCAHQLTDWCLHHICTNYNRVCCKFPRDMKAKSTENQMYFEKHRWPPVWYLKEEDHYQRARKERDKEDYLYQKRQCKHKWLFWNLPSSPSSNSPSSPGSSAVV, translated from the exons ATGGATTTCTCTCTCAGCTGTCGGTTCTCCGCATCGGGCAGGCCGATGCAGCACTTCCCACTGATGCG AGACATCTGTGGTTACATAAGAGCGGCGCATCAACACTCATTCAGAAATATTAG GCCTCATTTTATGGATTCTGACATGGACTATGAGAGGCCTAATGTCGAGACTATCAAGTGCGTGGTGGTTGGGGACAACGCAGTTGGAAAGACGCGGCTCATCTGTGCCCGGGCCTGTAATGCCACTCTTACACAGTACCAGTTGCTGGCCACACATGTGCCCACTGTTTGGGCAATAGATCAGTACAGAGTCTGCCAGGAG GTTCTAGAAAGGTCCAGGGATGTGGTGGATGATGTCAGTGTGTCTTTGCGTCTCTGGGACACCTTTGGTGACCATCACAAGGACCGTCGGTTTGCGTATGGCAG GTCTGATGTGGTGGTATTGTGCTTCTCCATTGCAAACCCAAACTCCCTTTACCATGTGAGGACCATGTGGTATCCTGAGATCAAGCATTTCTGTCCCAGAGCTCCTGTTATCTTAGTGGGCTGTCAACTAGACCTGCGATATGCTGACTTGGAGGCTGTGAACAGAGCTCGACGTCCATTGGCTAG ACCCATTAAATCCAATGAGATACTGGCCCCAGAGAAAGGCCGTGAAGTGGCTAAGGAGCTAGGTGTCCCTTATTATGAGACAAGCGTCGTTGCTCAGTTCGGAGTTAAGGACGTTTTTGACAATGCTATACGTGCAGCCCTTATTTCCCGCCGACATCTGCAGTTTTGGAAGTCGCATTTACGAAATGTTCAAAGACCCCTTCTCCAAGCCCCCTTCCTTCCTCCCAAACCCCCTCCACCCATTATCATGGTCCCTCCCCCTCCAAGTAACATTGAAGAGCACCCTAGCCGCCTACTAGAGGACCCACTGTGTGCAGACGTCATCTTAGTCCTGCAGGAACATCACAGGATCTTCGCACACCGCATTTACCTCGCCACTTCCTCCTCGAAGTTCTACGACCTGTTCTTGACCGAACCCCGGGGCTCTGAGGAGAACGACGGGGAACGACCCAGAGGTCCGCCGCTTTCTGGTCGTGATCTGTTTATGCGGGCAGCTAGTTTTGACGTTAGCGAGAGCAACGGTGACGGAGATAGAGCCAACTTGCGTGCCTGCACCAGTGATGGAACTCTTAAGGGCGGAGATGGAGATCGCCGCGGTCGCCTGCTCGCTGCTTTGAGCCGTGCTTTCATTAGCATCCAGGAAGAAACTGTAGATGACCCTGTCACCTTTAACCCTAGAAGGGTGACTGTGGTGCACATGGACCCTTCGATGCAGCCCGGTCCTTTTCACTCAGTGTTGCGATACCTATACACGGGTAAACTAGATGAGCATGAGAAGGAGCTGATGCAGGTGGCTCACATTGCAGAACTGCTGGAAGTGTTTGACCTGCGCATGATGGTGGCTAACATCCTGAACGATGAAGCCTTCATGAATCAGGAGATCACCAATGCCTTTCATGTGAGACGCACCAATCGAGTGAAAGAATGCCTGGCCAAAGGGACGTTCTTTG ATGTGGTGTTCAGGTTGGATGATGGCACTATCAAGGCCCATAAACCGCTGCTTATCTCAAGCTGTGATTGGATGGCGGCCATGTTTGGTGGACCATTTGTGGAGAGTTGTACAAAAGAG GTGCTATTTCCTAACACCACACGTAGCTGTATGCGTGCTGTGCTGGAGTATCTGTATACCGGACGCTTCTGCTCTCGTCCAGATCTGGACGCCATGGAGCTTATTGTACTCGCAAACCGTCTCTGTCTACCTCATCTGGTGGCACTCACAG AGTTATACACTGTGACAGTACTAACAGAAGCTGCCATGATGGGAGCTGATATAGATGGAGATGTTCTGCTGTACCTGGATATGGCTCAG TTTCACTGTGCCCATCAGTTGACTGACTGGTGCCTTCACCACATCTGCACCAACTACAACAGAGTTTGTTGCAAATTCCCTCGTGACATGAAGGCTAAATCTACAG AAAACCAAATGTACTTTGAGAAGCATCGCTGGCCTCCAGTGTGGTATCTGAAGGAAGAAGATCATTATCAGCGAGCTCGTAAAGAACGTGACAAAGAAGATTATTTGTATCAAAAGCGCCAGTGTAAACACAAGTGGCTCTTCTGGAACCTGCCGTCTTCACCTTCCTCCAATTCTCCATCTTCTCCGGGTTCCTCTGCAGTCGTCTGA
- the rhobtb2a gene encoding rho-related BTB domain-containing protein 2 isoform X4 — protein MDSDMDYERPNVETIKCVVVGDNAVGKTRLICARACNATLTQYQLLATHVPTVWAIDQYRVCQEVLERSRDVVDDVSVSLRLWDTFGDHHKDRRFAYGRSDVVVLCFSIANPNSLYHVRTMWYPEIKHFCPRAPVILVGCQLDLRYADLEAVNRARRPLARPIKSNEILAPEKGREVAKELGVPYYETSVVAQFGVKDVFDNAIRAALISRRHLQFWKSHLRNVQRPLLQAPFLPPKPPPPIIMVPPPPSNIEEHPSRLLEDPLCADVILVLQEHHRIFAHRIYLATSSSKFYDLFLTEPRGSEENDGERPRGPPLSGRDLFMRAASFDVSESNGDGDRANLRACTSDGTLKGGDGDRRGRLLAALSRAFISIQEETVDDPVTFNPRRVTVVHMDPSMQPGPFHSVLRYLYTGKLDEHEKELMQVAHIAELLEVFDLRMMVANILNDEAFMNQEITNAFHVRRTNRVKECLAKGTFFDVVFRLDDGTIKAHKPLLISSCDWMAAMFGGPFVESCTKEVLFPNTTRSCMRAVLEYLYTGRFCSRPDLDAMELIVLANRLCLPHLVALTELYTVTVLTEAAMMGADIDGDVLLYLDMAQFHCAHQLTDWCLHHICTNYNRVCCKFPRDMKAKSTENQMYFEKHRWPPVWYLKEEDHYQRARKERDKEDYLYQKRQCKHKWLFWNLPSSPSSNSPSSPGSSAVV, from the exons ATGGATTCTGACATGGACTATGAGAGGCCTAATGTCGAGACTATCAAGTGCGTGGTGGTTGGGGACAACGCAGTTGGAAAGACGCGGCTCATCTGTGCCCGGGCCTGTAATGCCACTCTTACACAGTACCAGTTGCTGGCCACACATGTGCCCACTGTTTGGGCAATAGATCAGTACAGAGTCTGCCAGGAG GTTCTAGAAAGGTCCAGGGATGTGGTGGATGATGTCAGTGTGTCTTTGCGTCTCTGGGACACCTTTGGTGACCATCACAAGGACCGTCGGTTTGCGTATGGCAG GTCTGATGTGGTGGTATTGTGCTTCTCCATTGCAAACCCAAACTCCCTTTACCATGTGAGGACCATGTGGTATCCTGAGATCAAGCATTTCTGTCCCAGAGCTCCTGTTATCTTAGTGGGCTGTCAACTAGACCTGCGATATGCTGACTTGGAGGCTGTGAACAGAGCTCGACGTCCATTGGCTAG ACCCATTAAATCCAATGAGATACTGGCCCCAGAGAAAGGCCGTGAAGTGGCTAAGGAGCTAGGTGTCCCTTATTATGAGACAAGCGTCGTTGCTCAGTTCGGAGTTAAGGACGTTTTTGACAATGCTATACGTGCAGCCCTTATTTCCCGCCGACATCTGCAGTTTTGGAAGTCGCATTTACGAAATGTTCAAAGACCCCTTCTCCAAGCCCCCTTCCTTCCTCCCAAACCCCCTCCACCCATTATCATGGTCCCTCCCCCTCCAAGTAACATTGAAGAGCACCCTAGCCGCCTACTAGAGGACCCACTGTGTGCAGACGTCATCTTAGTCCTGCAGGAACATCACAGGATCTTCGCACACCGCATTTACCTCGCCACTTCCTCCTCGAAGTTCTACGACCTGTTCTTGACCGAACCCCGGGGCTCTGAGGAGAACGACGGGGAACGACCCAGAGGTCCGCCGCTTTCTGGTCGTGATCTGTTTATGCGGGCAGCTAGTTTTGACGTTAGCGAGAGCAACGGTGACGGAGATAGAGCCAACTTGCGTGCCTGCACCAGTGATGGAACTCTTAAGGGCGGAGATGGAGATCGCCGCGGTCGCCTGCTCGCTGCTTTGAGCCGTGCTTTCATTAGCATCCAGGAAGAAACTGTAGATGACCCTGTCACCTTTAACCCTAGAAGGGTGACTGTGGTGCACATGGACCCTTCGATGCAGCCCGGTCCTTTTCACTCAGTGTTGCGATACCTATACACGGGTAAACTAGATGAGCATGAGAAGGAGCTGATGCAGGTGGCTCACATTGCAGAACTGCTGGAAGTGTTTGACCTGCGCATGATGGTGGCTAACATCCTGAACGATGAAGCCTTCATGAATCAGGAGATCACCAATGCCTTTCATGTGAGACGCACCAATCGAGTGAAAGAATGCCTGGCCAAAGGGACGTTCTTTG ATGTGGTGTTCAGGTTGGATGATGGCACTATCAAGGCCCATAAACCGCTGCTTATCTCAAGCTGTGATTGGATGGCGGCCATGTTTGGTGGACCATTTGTGGAGAGTTGTACAAAAGAG GTGCTATTTCCTAACACCACACGTAGCTGTATGCGTGCTGTGCTGGAGTATCTGTATACCGGACGCTTCTGCTCTCGTCCAGATCTGGACGCCATGGAGCTTATTGTACTCGCAAACCGTCTCTGTCTACCTCATCTGGTGGCACTCACAG AGTTATACACTGTGACAGTACTAACAGAAGCTGCCATGATGGGAGCTGATATAGATGGAGATGTTCTGCTGTACCTGGATATGGCTCAG TTTCACTGTGCCCATCAGTTGACTGACTGGTGCCTTCACCACATCTGCACCAACTACAACAGAGTTTGTTGCAAATTCCCTCGTGACATGAAGGCTAAATCTACAG AAAACCAAATGTACTTTGAGAAGCATCGCTGGCCTCCAGTGTGGTATCTGAAGGAAGAAGATCATTATCAGCGAGCTCGTAAAGAACGTGACAAAGAAGATTATTTGTATCAAAAGCGCCAGTGTAAACACAAGTGGCTCTTCTGGAACCTGCCGTCTTCACCTTCCTCCAATTCTCCATCTTCTCCGGGTTCCTCTGCAGTCGTCTGA
- the rhobtb2a gene encoding rho-related BTB domain-containing protein 2 isoform X6, with product MDFSLSCRFSASGRPMQHFPLMRSDVVVLCFSIANPNSLYHVRTMWYPEIKHFCPRAPVILVGCQLDLRYADLEAVNRARRPLARPIKSNEILAPEKGREVAKELGVPYYETSVVAQFGVKDVFDNAIRAALISRRHLQFWKSHLRNVQRPLLQAPFLPPKPPPPIIMVPPPPSNIEEHPSRLLEDPLCADVILVLQEHHRIFAHRIYLATSSSKFYDLFLTEPRGSEENDGERPRGPPLSGRDLFMRAASFDVSESNGDGDRANLRACTSDGTLKGGDGDRRGRLLAALSRAFISIQEETVDDPVTFNPRRVTVVHMDPSMQPGPFHSVLRYLYTGKLDEHEKELMQVAHIAELLEVFDLRMMVANILNDEAFMNQEITNAFHVRRTNRVKECLAKGTFFDVVFRLDDGTIKAHKPLLISSCDWMAAMFGGPFVESCTKEVLFPNTTRSCMRAVLEYLYTGRFCSRPDLDAMELIVLANRLCLPHLVALTELYTVTVLTEAAMMGADIDGDVLLYLDMAQFHCAHQLTDWCLHHICTNYNRVCCKFPRDMKAKSTENQMYFEKHRWPPVWYLKEEDHYQRARKERDKEDYLYQKRQCKHKWLFWNLPSSPSSNSPSSPGSSAVV from the exons ATGGATTTCTCTCTCAGCTGTCGGTTCTCCGCATCGGGCAGGCCGATGCAGCACTTCCCACTGATGCG GTCTGATGTGGTGGTATTGTGCTTCTCCATTGCAAACCCAAACTCCCTTTACCATGTGAGGACCATGTGGTATCCTGAGATCAAGCATTTCTGTCCCAGAGCTCCTGTTATCTTAGTGGGCTGTCAACTAGACCTGCGATATGCTGACTTGGAGGCTGTGAACAGAGCTCGACGTCCATTGGCTAG ACCCATTAAATCCAATGAGATACTGGCCCCAGAGAAAGGCCGTGAAGTGGCTAAGGAGCTAGGTGTCCCTTATTATGAGACAAGCGTCGTTGCTCAGTTCGGAGTTAAGGACGTTTTTGACAATGCTATACGTGCAGCCCTTATTTCCCGCCGACATCTGCAGTTTTGGAAGTCGCATTTACGAAATGTTCAAAGACCCCTTCTCCAAGCCCCCTTCCTTCCTCCCAAACCCCCTCCACCCATTATCATGGTCCCTCCCCCTCCAAGTAACATTGAAGAGCACCCTAGCCGCCTACTAGAGGACCCACTGTGTGCAGACGTCATCTTAGTCCTGCAGGAACATCACAGGATCTTCGCACACCGCATTTACCTCGCCACTTCCTCCTCGAAGTTCTACGACCTGTTCTTGACCGAACCCCGGGGCTCTGAGGAGAACGACGGGGAACGACCCAGAGGTCCGCCGCTTTCTGGTCGTGATCTGTTTATGCGGGCAGCTAGTTTTGACGTTAGCGAGAGCAACGGTGACGGAGATAGAGCCAACTTGCGTGCCTGCACCAGTGATGGAACTCTTAAGGGCGGAGATGGAGATCGCCGCGGTCGCCTGCTCGCTGCTTTGAGCCGTGCTTTCATTAGCATCCAGGAAGAAACTGTAGATGACCCTGTCACCTTTAACCCTAGAAGGGTGACTGTGGTGCACATGGACCCTTCGATGCAGCCCGGTCCTTTTCACTCAGTGTTGCGATACCTATACACGGGTAAACTAGATGAGCATGAGAAGGAGCTGATGCAGGTGGCTCACATTGCAGAACTGCTGGAAGTGTTTGACCTGCGCATGATGGTGGCTAACATCCTGAACGATGAAGCCTTCATGAATCAGGAGATCACCAATGCCTTTCATGTGAGACGCACCAATCGAGTGAAAGAATGCCTGGCCAAAGGGACGTTCTTTG ATGTGGTGTTCAGGTTGGATGATGGCACTATCAAGGCCCATAAACCGCTGCTTATCTCAAGCTGTGATTGGATGGCGGCCATGTTTGGTGGACCATTTGTGGAGAGTTGTACAAAAGAG GTGCTATTTCCTAACACCACACGTAGCTGTATGCGTGCTGTGCTGGAGTATCTGTATACCGGACGCTTCTGCTCTCGTCCAGATCTGGACGCCATGGAGCTTATTGTACTCGCAAACCGTCTCTGTCTACCTCATCTGGTGGCACTCACAG AGTTATACACTGTGACAGTACTAACAGAAGCTGCCATGATGGGAGCTGATATAGATGGAGATGTTCTGCTGTACCTGGATATGGCTCAG TTTCACTGTGCCCATCAGTTGACTGACTGGTGCCTTCACCACATCTGCACCAACTACAACAGAGTTTGTTGCAAATTCCCTCGTGACATGAAGGCTAAATCTACAG AAAACCAAATGTACTTTGAGAAGCATCGCTGGCCTCCAGTGTGGTATCTGAAGGAAGAAGATCATTATCAGCGAGCTCGTAAAGAACGTGACAAAGAAGATTATTTGTATCAAAAGCGCCAGTGTAAACACAAGTGGCTCTTCTGGAACCTGCCGTCTTCACCTTCCTCCAATTCTCCATCTTCTCCGGGTTCCTCTGCAGTCGTCTGA
- the rhobtb2a gene encoding rho-related BTB domain-containing protein 2 isoform X3, which translates to MSRPHFMDSDMDYERPNVETIKCVVVGDNAVGKTRLICARACNATLTQYQLLATHVPTVWAIDQYRVCQEVLERSRDVVDDVSVSLRLWDTFGDHHKDRRFAYGRSDVVVLCFSIANPNSLYHVRTMWYPEIKHFCPRAPVILVGCQLDLRYADLEAVNRARRPLARPIKSNEILAPEKGREVAKELGVPYYETSVVAQFGVKDVFDNAIRAALISRRHLQFWKSHLRNVQRPLLQAPFLPPKPPPPIIMVPPPPSNIEEHPSRLLEDPLCADVILVLQEHHRIFAHRIYLATSSSKFYDLFLTEPRGSEENDGERPRGPPLSGRDLFMRAASFDVSESNGDGDRANLRACTSDGTLKGGDGDRRGRLLAALSRAFISIQEETVDDPVTFNPRRVTVVHMDPSMQPGPFHSVLRYLYTGKLDEHEKELMQVAHIAELLEVFDLRMMVANILNDEAFMNQEITNAFHVRRTNRVKECLAKGTFFDVVFRLDDGTIKAHKPLLISSCDWMAAMFGGPFVESCTKEVLFPNTTRSCMRAVLEYLYTGRFCSRPDLDAMELIVLANRLCLPHLVALTELYTVTVLTEAAMMGADIDGDVLLYLDMAQFHCAHQLTDWCLHHICTNYNRVCCKFPRDMKAKSTENQMYFEKHRWPPVWYLKEEDHYQRARKERDKEDYLYQKRQCKHKWLFWNLPSSPSSNSPSSPGSSAVV; encoded by the exons ATGAGCAG GCCTCATTTTATGGATTCTGACATGGACTATGAGAGGCCTAATGTCGAGACTATCAAGTGCGTGGTGGTTGGGGACAACGCAGTTGGAAAGACGCGGCTCATCTGTGCCCGGGCCTGTAATGCCACTCTTACACAGTACCAGTTGCTGGCCACACATGTGCCCACTGTTTGGGCAATAGATCAGTACAGAGTCTGCCAGGAG GTTCTAGAAAGGTCCAGGGATGTGGTGGATGATGTCAGTGTGTCTTTGCGTCTCTGGGACACCTTTGGTGACCATCACAAGGACCGTCGGTTTGCGTATGGCAG GTCTGATGTGGTGGTATTGTGCTTCTCCATTGCAAACCCAAACTCCCTTTACCATGTGAGGACCATGTGGTATCCTGAGATCAAGCATTTCTGTCCCAGAGCTCCTGTTATCTTAGTGGGCTGTCAACTAGACCTGCGATATGCTGACTTGGAGGCTGTGAACAGAGCTCGACGTCCATTGGCTAG ACCCATTAAATCCAATGAGATACTGGCCCCAGAGAAAGGCCGTGAAGTGGCTAAGGAGCTAGGTGTCCCTTATTATGAGACAAGCGTCGTTGCTCAGTTCGGAGTTAAGGACGTTTTTGACAATGCTATACGTGCAGCCCTTATTTCCCGCCGACATCTGCAGTTTTGGAAGTCGCATTTACGAAATGTTCAAAGACCCCTTCTCCAAGCCCCCTTCCTTCCTCCCAAACCCCCTCCACCCATTATCATGGTCCCTCCCCCTCCAAGTAACATTGAAGAGCACCCTAGCCGCCTACTAGAGGACCCACTGTGTGCAGACGTCATCTTAGTCCTGCAGGAACATCACAGGATCTTCGCACACCGCATTTACCTCGCCACTTCCTCCTCGAAGTTCTACGACCTGTTCTTGACCGAACCCCGGGGCTCTGAGGAGAACGACGGGGAACGACCCAGAGGTCCGCCGCTTTCTGGTCGTGATCTGTTTATGCGGGCAGCTAGTTTTGACGTTAGCGAGAGCAACGGTGACGGAGATAGAGCCAACTTGCGTGCCTGCACCAGTGATGGAACTCTTAAGGGCGGAGATGGAGATCGCCGCGGTCGCCTGCTCGCTGCTTTGAGCCGTGCTTTCATTAGCATCCAGGAAGAAACTGTAGATGACCCTGTCACCTTTAACCCTAGAAGGGTGACTGTGGTGCACATGGACCCTTCGATGCAGCCCGGTCCTTTTCACTCAGTGTTGCGATACCTATACACGGGTAAACTAGATGAGCATGAGAAGGAGCTGATGCAGGTGGCTCACATTGCAGAACTGCTGGAAGTGTTTGACCTGCGCATGATGGTGGCTAACATCCTGAACGATGAAGCCTTCATGAATCAGGAGATCACCAATGCCTTTCATGTGAGACGCACCAATCGAGTGAAAGAATGCCTGGCCAAAGGGACGTTCTTTG ATGTGGTGTTCAGGTTGGATGATGGCACTATCAAGGCCCATAAACCGCTGCTTATCTCAAGCTGTGATTGGATGGCGGCCATGTTTGGTGGACCATTTGTGGAGAGTTGTACAAAAGAG GTGCTATTTCCTAACACCACACGTAGCTGTATGCGTGCTGTGCTGGAGTATCTGTATACCGGACGCTTCTGCTCTCGTCCAGATCTGGACGCCATGGAGCTTATTGTACTCGCAAACCGTCTCTGTCTACCTCATCTGGTGGCACTCACAG AGTTATACACTGTGACAGTACTAACAGAAGCTGCCATGATGGGAGCTGATATAGATGGAGATGTTCTGCTGTACCTGGATATGGCTCAG TTTCACTGTGCCCATCAGTTGACTGACTGGTGCCTTCACCACATCTGCACCAACTACAACAGAGTTTGTTGCAAATTCCCTCGTGACATGAAGGCTAAATCTACAG AAAACCAAATGTACTTTGAGAAGCATCGCTGGCCTCCAGTGTGGTATCTGAAGGAAGAAGATCATTATCAGCGAGCTCGTAAAGAACGTGACAAAGAAGATTATTTGTATCAAAAGCGCCAGTGTAAACACAAGTGGCTCTTCTGGAACCTGCCGTCTTCACCTTCCTCCAATTCTCCATCTTCTCCGGGTTCCTCTGCAGTCGTCTGA